In the Theobroma cacao cultivar B97-61/B2 chromosome 1, Criollo_cocoa_genome_V2, whole genome shotgun sequence genome, one interval contains:
- the LOC108661814 gene encoding cytochrome P450 704C1-like translates to NTLFSNIEYILKTKFDRYCKGKQNQEILIDLFGQGIFAVDGDKWRKQRKLASFEFSTRVLKDFSCSVFRRNAAKLVGVISKLEVSGQAFDMQNLLMTCTLDSIFKVGFGIDINCMDGSSKEGTTFMKAFDVSNERRFVDPFWKLKRSLNIGSEAALRKNIKVIDTFVHDVISSKRKLLGMERDLNVKEDILSRFLVESEKNPDTMNDKYLRDIILNFILAGKDSSANTLSWFFYMLCKNPLIQEKVAQEVVDVTSSKGNGANNVDDFVTTITDSTLEQMHYLHAAITETLRLYPAVAIDGRNAEQDDILPDGYKLKKGDGVYYMAYAMGRMPDIGGEDADTFRPERWLNNRVLQPESPFKFITFHAGPRTCLGKDFAYRQMKIVSIALLRFFRFKLVDDTKIATYRTMFTLHMKGGLHLYAVPRTS, encoded by the exons aatacatTATTTTCCAACATAGAGTACATATTGAAAACAAAGTTCGACAGATATTGTAAGGgtaaacaaaaccaagaaattcTGATAGATCTTTTTGGACAAGGGATCTTTGCGGTGGACGGAGACAAGTGGCGAAAGCAGCGGAAGCTGGCAAGCTTCGAGTTCTCGACGAGAGTTCTTAAAGATTTTAGCTGCTCTGTTTTCAGAAGGAACGCTGCCAAGCTGGTTGGAGTTATTTCGAAGCTGGAAGTGTCGGGTCAAGCTTTTGACATGCAA AATCTATTAATGACATGCACTCTAGATTCCATATTCAAAGTTGGGTTTGGCATAGATATAAACTGCATGGATGGGTCAAGTAAGGAAGGGACTACTTTTATGAAGGCTTTTGATGTTTCAAATGAGAGGCGCTTTGTTGACCCTTTCTGGAAGCTGAAAAGGTCTCTTAACATTGGCTCTGAAGCTGCCCTCAGAAAGAATATCAAAGTCATTGATACTTTTGTTCACGATGTCATTAGCTCCAAGAGGAAACTGCTGGGCATGGAACGAGATTTG AATGTGAAAGAAGACATACTTTCAAGATTTTTAGTGGAAAGCGAGAAGAATCCAGACACAATGAATGACAAATATTTAAGGGATATAATCCTGAACTTCATACTCGCTGGCAAAGATTCTTCTGCGAATACTCTGTCCTGGTTCTTCTACATGCTCTGCAAGAACCCTTTGATACAAGAAAAAGTTGCACAAGAAGTGGTGGACGTCACTAGTAGTAAAGGAAATGGTGCTAATAATGTTGATGATTTCGTGACAACCATAACTGATTCAACCCTAGAGCAAATGCACTATCTTCATGCAGCCATAACAGAGACCTTAAGGCTGTACCCTGCTGTCGCCATT GATGGAAGGAATGCAGAGCAGGATGACATTCTCCCTGATGGCTACAAACTCAAGAAAGGAGACGGGGTATATTACATGGCCTACGCCATGGGTAGAATGCCTGACATTGGGGGAGAAGATGCCGACACTTTTCGACCAGAAAGATGGCTTAACAATAGAGTTCTCCAGCCCGAATCCCCTTTCAAATTCATAACATTTCAT GCGGGTCCTCGAACTTGCTTAGGCAAGGATTTTGCTTACCGGCAGATGAAGATAGTCTCAATTGCCCTTCTTCGCTTCTTCCGCTTTAAATTAGTTGATGATACGAAAATTGCGACTTACAGGACAATGTTCACACTTCATATGAAGGGGGGCCTCCATCTTTATGCTGTTCCAAGGACAAGTTGA
- the LOC18614274 gene encoding serine/threonine-protein kinase Aurora-3 yields the protein MISQSEEGEGNPKRKWSLEDFEIGKPLGKGKFGRVYLAREVKSKYIVALKVIFKEQIEKYRIHHQLRREMEIQTSLRHPNILRLYGWFHDSERIFLILEYAFGGELYKELRKNGHLSEKQAATYIASLTKALAYCHEKHVIHRDIKPENLLLDHEGRLKIADFGWSVQSTSKRRTMCGTLDYLAPEMVENKAHDYAVDNWTLGILCYEFLYGAPPFEAESQSDTFKRIRDVDLSFPSTPHVSMEAKNLISRLLVKDSSKRLPLQKIMEHPWIIKNADPMGTCKK from the exons ATGATTTCCCAAAGCgaagaaggagaaggaaaTCCAAAACGAAAATGGTCCTTGGAAGACTTCGAGATCGGAAAACCCCTGGGCAAAGGCAAATTCGGTAGAGTCTATCTCGCCAGGGAAGTCAAG AGCAAATACATTGTGGCGTTGAAGGTTATATTCAAGGAACAGATAGAGAAATACAGGATCCACCATCAGTTGAGGAGAGAAATGGAAATTCAAACCAGCCTTCGTCACCCTAATATACTGCGGCTTTACGGTTGGTTTCACGACAGCGAACGAATTTTCTTGATTCTTGAGTATGCTTTTGGGGGTGAGCTTTATAAGGAGCTTAGAAAAAATGGTCATCTCAGTGAGAAGCAAGCTGCCACA tacATTGCAAGTTTGACAAAAGCGTTGGCATATTGTCATGAGAAACATGTAATTCACAGAGATATCAAGCCGGAAAATTTGCTGCTTGATCATGAG GGTCGGTTGAAGATTGCAGACTTTGGATGGTCCGTACAGTCAACAAGCAAGAGACGCACAATGTGTGGAACTCTGGATTATTTAGCGCCAGAAATGGTGGAAAACAAAGCTCATGATTATGCAGTTGATAACTGGACTCTAGGCATCCTTTGCTATGAGTTCCTCTACGGTGCTCCTCCATTTGAGGCCGAGAGTCAAAGTGATACATTCAAAAG GATCAGGGACGTTGACCTGAGCTTCCCATCCACGCCTCATGTCTCAATGGAGGCTAAAAATCTCATCAGCCGG CTTCTTGTGAAGGACTCTTCAAAACGGCTCCCTCTTCAGAAGATTATGGAACACCCTTGGATAATCAAGAATGCAGATCCTATGGGTACCTGCAAAAAGTAG